In Pirellula sp. SH-Sr6A, the DNA window CTGGATCGCCTAACGCATCACGCAAGTTAGGAAGCTCTCCCAAGACAGCGTACGGGAGAGGTGGCTTAGCCGATAGTAAGGTGGTACTCGGTGCAGGAACGGTCGAGGACGAGCCGTTCGACATTGCCTCCCGCCTCCCACCTCTCCTTGCTCCTTGCTCCTTGCTCCTCGCCACTTGCTCCTCGCCACTCGCTACTCGCCACTCGCCACTCGCGAACGCGGTTTGGAAAGCGGTTATTTCATCGGGGATAAGCATTCGTTAGCAACTGCTGTACAATGCTCCGTTCCGGTTGCTACCGATGCGCCGACGTTGCCACTCGCAATTCACCACCTTTCACTCTCCTACCCGACTACCATCGTGCCGAAAACTGCTCTTTTATTTCCAGGACAGGGCGCCCAAGCCGTAGGCATGGGCAAGGGACTTCTCGAGCGAAGTGCGAAGGCTCGTGAACTCTTTGCCGAAGCCTCCAGCATCCTTGGTTTCGATTTGGCCAAGCTCTGCACCGAAGGTCCCGAAGCGGAATTGCATTTGACGAACAACTCGCAGCCCGCGCTCTTCGTCCATTCCATGGCTGCCTTGGCAGTATTCCTGGAAGACAAACCGGAGTGCTTGGATTCCGTGGCCGCCGTCGCCGGCTTGAGTTTGGGCGAGTATTCCGCCCTCTGCGCCGCCGGAGCTATCTCGTTTGCCGATGGAGTCCGATTGGTCAAGGAGCGAGGGGCTGCGATGCAAGAGTCCGCTTCCGCGATCGCGAGCGGTATGGCGAGCGTGCTGGGTTTAGAGGAATCGCAAGTAGCGGAGTTGTGCGACCTAGCAAGACAGCCCGGTGAAGTGTTGCAAGTCGCGAATCTGCTCTGCCCGGGTAACATCGCTATTTCCGGCCAGATCGCTTCACTCGACGCCGCCGAACAGCTTGCCCCCGAGGCAGGGGCGTCCCGATTCATCCGCTTGAACGTGGCGGGTGCGTTTCACACGGATATCATGAAACCCGCCGTCGAGAGACTGGCGGCTGCTATTGCCCAAACGAACCTCCAACCGCTCCGCTTCCCCCTAATCGCCAACGTGGATGCCGGCGAACACCGGGTGCCAAGCGAACTGGCGGGCCTCCTTACCCGGCAAATGGTTTCCCCTGTATTGTGGGAAGCATCGCTTCGCAAGCTGTTATCGCTGGGGGTCGATCAGTTCTATGAAATTGGAGCGG includes these proteins:
- the fabD gene encoding ACP S-malonyltransferase, translating into MPKTALLFPGQGAQAVGMGKGLLERSAKARELFAEASSILGFDLAKLCTEGPEAELHLTNNSQPALFVHSMAALAVFLEDKPECLDSVAAVAGLSLGEYSALCAAGAISFADGVRLVKERGAAMQESASAIASGMASVLGLEESQVAELCDLARQPGEVLQVANLLCPGNIAISGQIASLDAAEQLAPEAGASRFIRLNVAGAFHTDIMKPAVERLAAAIAQTNLQPLRFPLIANVDAGEHRVPSELAGLLTRQMVSPVLWEASLRKLLSLGVDQFYEIGAGRVLAGTLKRIDRKTPCECFGD